ACGCAAAAGAAGGGCGCGCGCCACGCCCCCTTATGCAAGCGCAAACCGACGGCAATTGCATGGTGCGCTCGGCGCGACGTATCATTTATGAAGACGGCGAAAACATCCTGCTCGAACAGCTTGATCAAGACTTGAAAACCACGCTTTGGCGCGAGACATTGCAAGCCTCTTGGCCTGCGGGCAGGGATGCGGGTGGGGTGCGGATTGCTCTCATTGATAGTGGTCTTGCTTATGATTTGCCGCTGTTTCGAAACCGCTTGGCACGCGATGAAACGTCTATTCCAATTGGTTATGATTTTTGGGACCTTGATCAACTTCCCTATGATGGCGATACCGCGCGAAACGTTTTTCAACCCGTTCGCCATGGTACGCCAGTGGCTTCCATTATTGCGCGTGAAGCACCCGATGCAGCGCTCATTCCTTATCGTTATCCTCGTCCTAATATGAGCCGTATGGGCAAAATTGTTGAACAGGCAGCAAAGGCAGGCGCGCGTATTATTTCAATGCCGCTTGGTAGTCGCAAGCAATCAGATTGGGTGACCTTTAGAGCAGCAATGGAGGCTAACCCTAATATGCTTGCCATCGTATCGGCGGGGAATAATGGCGAGGACATTGACGCGAACCCACTTTGGCCGAGTGCATTGAAGCTCGACAATATCATCGTAGTGACATCGTCAGATGCGTTTGGACATTTGGCTGAAGGGTCGAATTGGGGAGAGACCAGTGTGGATTTAATGGTGCCCGCTGAAAACCAGCCCGTTGTTGATTTTAGAGGGGCAAAGGGTAGGGCATCTGGCACCAGTTATGCCGTGCCGCGCGTTGCAGCTCTTGCAGCCCGCATGCTCTCTAAATCGCCCGCGCTTTCAGCCGCCGATTTGAAAGCCAAAATCTTTGCCCGTGCTACAAAACCACGCAAGGACGGTTTGGTCGCGGTTGGTTGGATTATCGATCCGAGCCAAGACTAGTGGTGTTCTGCGATATTTAACGGCGCGGTGGCGCTGGCGGGGCATTGTCAATGAAACGCCGTGCCGCTTGAGCTTGGCGTGGATCAGCTTTCAGCAATTTTGCATAGGCTCTTTCAGCCAGTGCTTTATCATCACCCCATACGCCAGATTGAATAGCAAAGCGTAGAGCTTGTGGGTCATCGGCGATAACATCCATCAGCCATCGTGCATGGGGAAGCATCTCCATGAAACGGCCGCCTAGCTGTAGGGAGACAAGAAGAGATAGGCGCGCATTGATTGAGTTTGGTACACGCGTAACAACGGCTTCATGCAGGTTAATGGCTTCATTTGTCGCTCGCCCAATACCAAGTAATCGTCCTGCATTCACCATTTCACCGGGGTTTTCGCTTGTCAGGCAATAGTCTGTGAGTGCCTCAACGAGTGATGCGTCATGGGCTTGGCCTCTTGGTGTGTCCCGCGCAGCATCGACAGCTGCGACACAGCGGACAAAAGCTT
Above is a genomic segment from Hyphomicrobiales bacterium containing:
- a CDS encoding S8 family serine peptidase, coding for MMLTALDVLAQERVDEPSEWLQQAVKNACTANLIDGPSLQAELIGAWYLREEKSPENARFKRHEIAFALPDNRELRLTYIHANEQLRRFTADVFEDAKEGRAPRPLMQAQTDGNCMVRSARRIIYEDGENILLEQLDQDLKTTLWRETLQASWPAGRDAGGVRIALIDSGLAYDLPLFRNRLARDETSIPIGYDFWDLDQLPYDGDTARNVFQPVRHGTPVASIIAREAPDAALIPYRYPRPNMSRMGKIVEQAAKAGARIISMPLGSRKQSDWVTFRAAMEANPNMLAIVSAGNNGEDIDANPLWPSALKLDNIIVVTSSDAFGHLAEGSNWGETSVDLMVPAENQPVVDFRGAKGRASGTSYAVPRVAALAARMLSKSPALSAADLKAKIFARATKPRKDGLVAVGWIIDPSQD